One stretch of Hevea brasiliensis isolate MT/VB/25A 57/8 chromosome 12, ASM3005281v1, whole genome shotgun sequence DNA includes these proteins:
- the LOC110636716 gene encoding thylakoid lumenal 29 kDa protein, chloroplastic isoform X1: protein MGVSFLSTLPSLVHLSPLSNSNTGTHIYPSPRAVPIRCNKIETDVTGGDNVFRRRDVLKCFGAAISMELIAISGSFVEMASAADLIQRRQRSEFQSSVKETLYTAIKGKPEVVPSILTLALNDAMTYDKATKSGGPNGSVRFSSEISRPENKALSTVLDLLEEAKKEIDSYSKGGPISYADLIQYAAQSAIKYTFLASAIRKCGGNEEKGNLLYAAYGSNGQWGLFDKQFGRTDTQEPDPEGRIPQWEKATVQEMKDKFKAIGYGPRQLAVMSAFLGPDQAATEALLATDTEVLPWVQKYQRSRETVSQTDYEVDLITTLTKLSCLGQQINYEAYTYPVQKIDVTKLKL from the exons ATGGGGGTTTCCTTCCTCTCAACTCTCCCTTCTCTGGTTCATCTCTCTCCTCTAAGCAACTCCAATACTGGCACTCACATATACCCTTCTCCTCGTGCT GTTCCTATACGCTGCAATAAAATTGAAACTGATGTCACTGGTGGCGATAATGTTTTCCGGCGAAGAGACGTTTTGAAATGCTTTGGAGCTGCCATTAGCATG GAATTAATAGCAATCTCAGGATCATTTGTTGAAATGGCTAGCGCTGCTGATTTGATCCAACGCAGACAACGTTCTGAGTTTCAGT CAAGTGTTAAGGAGACCCTTTACACAGCTATAAAG GGAAAACCCGAAGTTGTTCCATCAATTCTAACTCTGGCACTGAATGATGCCATGACTTATGATAAG GCTACAAAATCTGGAGGCCCAAATGGTTCCGTACGTTTCAG CTCAGAGATAAGCAGACCTGAAAACAAGGCACTCTCCACGGTTCTTGATTTATTAGAGGAAGCAAAGAAAGAGATAGATTCATATTCCAAGGGTGGACCGATCTCGTACGCAGATCTTATACAATATGCAG CACAAAGTGCGATTAAGTATACGTTTCTAGCTTCTGCCATTCGCAAGTGTGGTGGTAATGAAGAGAAAGGGAACTTATTATACGCTGCATATGGTTCTAACGGGCAG TGGGGCTTGTTTGATAAACAATTTGGACGGACGGATACCCAAGAGCCAGATCCAGAGGGAAGGATTCCCCAGTGGGAGAAAGCAACTGTACAGGAAATGAAAGACAAGTTCAAAGCTATTGGCTATGGTCCTCGCCAG CTAGCCGTTATGTCTGCATTCTTAGGTCCTGATCAAGCAGCTACTGAGGCCCTACTTGCTACTGATACGGAAGTTTTACCATGGGTTCAGAAGTACCAACGCAGCCGAGAAACAGTGTCTCAAACAGATTATGAG GTTGATCTGATAACCACTCTCACCAAATTAAGTTGCTTGGGCCAACAGATCAACTATGAAGCATACACATACCCTGTCCAAAAAATTGATGTGACCAAACTCAAATTATAG
- the LOC110636716 gene encoding thylakoid lumenal 29 kDa protein, chloroplastic isoform X2 produces the protein MASAADLIQRRQRSEFQSSVKETLYTAIKGKPEVVPSILTLALNDAMTYDKATKSGGPNGSVRFSSEISRPENKALSTVLDLLEEAKKEIDSYSKGGPISYADLIQYAAQSAIKYTFLASAIRKCGGNEEKGNLLYAAYGSNGQWGLFDKQFGRTDTQEPDPEGRIPQWEKATVQEMKDKFKAIGYGPRQLAVMSAFLGPDQAATEALLATDTEVLPWVQKYQRSRETVSQTDYEVDLITTLTKLSCLGQQINYEAYTYPVQKIDVTKLKL, from the exons ATGGCTAGCGCTGCTGATTTGATCCAACGCAGACAACGTTCTGAGTTTCAGT CAAGTGTTAAGGAGACCCTTTACACAGCTATAAAG GGAAAACCCGAAGTTGTTCCATCAATTCTAACTCTGGCACTGAATGATGCCATGACTTATGATAAG GCTACAAAATCTGGAGGCCCAAATGGTTCCGTACGTTTCAG CTCAGAGATAAGCAGACCTGAAAACAAGGCACTCTCCACGGTTCTTGATTTATTAGAGGAAGCAAAGAAAGAGATAGATTCATATTCCAAGGGTGGACCGATCTCGTACGCAGATCTTATACAATATGCAG CACAAAGTGCGATTAAGTATACGTTTCTAGCTTCTGCCATTCGCAAGTGTGGTGGTAATGAAGAGAAAGGGAACTTATTATACGCTGCATATGGTTCTAACGGGCAG TGGGGCTTGTTTGATAAACAATTTGGACGGACGGATACCCAAGAGCCAGATCCAGAGGGAAGGATTCCCCAGTGGGAGAAAGCAACTGTACAGGAAATGAAAGACAAGTTCAAAGCTATTGGCTATGGTCCTCGCCAG CTAGCCGTTATGTCTGCATTCTTAGGTCCTGATCAAGCAGCTACTGAGGCCCTACTTGCTACTGATACGGAAGTTTTACCATGGGTTCAGAAGTACCAACGCAGCCGAGAAACAGTGTCTCAAACAGATTATGAG GTTGATCTGATAACCACTCTCACCAAATTAAGTTGCTTGGGCCAACAGATCAACTATGAAGCATACACATACCCTGTCCAAAAAATTGATGTGACCAAACTCAAATTATAG
- the LOC110636696 gene encoding uncharacterized protein LOC110636696 produces MMKKTKGQNVILEELQAYMSAGRSKEVSNSGEGGSRSENVGFQSILGNGMELVTFDGKEPRAWLRRCEKYFEIYKVPIDQKVPIASLFLVDRADAWFHNWNRGGVHSWEEFEKGICSRFGDEGLEDLVEGFIKLRQEGSLEEYQDEFEELRIRIERLMPELGESYFLFAFMGGLKDEIRMVVRMMKPVSLSQAIEVARLQEQLLEVNKKPKNTSNFSKPFRSQSTVPLTPYQTNYLNQYAKPYQTYQNPPRPPNFGKPSPTIIKTQSSTNSPNPLPISTLSSVYKPTNSFSNPIKNQPKPCYRCGDKYFPGHQCKQKSLNAICAVEKDHDGGEEEWFEAGMEMEERENMEDNTLSVHALEGSHGIDTIRMLELHKNRQLVILIDSGSTTSFLDKRIAKELKLELVSTLYTAITMVDGRKLGCDLQCQQFKWKMDNNEFNFDFKIIELGGLDMILGVDWLKKHNPVLFDFEASTITITVEGRSVVLHGIGEGKLQFGLWYFANILRKDEPQGLPPFRSHNHATPLQHDAQPFNIRPYRYPHYQKTEIETLIKDMLSSSIIQPSTSPYSSPVLLVRKKDGTWRFCVDYRRLNDLTVKDKFPIPIIDDLLDELHGAMIFSKIDRFEGWLPSNKDEGG; encoded by the exons ATGATGAAGAAAACTAAGGGTCAGAATGTTATCTTGGAAGAATTGCAAGCCTACATGAGTGCTGGAAGGAGTAAGGAAGTTAGTAATTCTGGGGAAGGTGGAAGTAGATCTGAAAATGTTGGATTTCAGTCAATTTTGGGAAATGGGATGG AGTTGGTTACTTTTGATGGGAAAGAACCTAGGGCTTGGTTGAGAAGgtgtgaaaaatattttgagaTCTATAAGGTTCCTATTGATCAAAAGGTACCAATAGCGAGCCTGTTTTTGGTGGATAGGGCTGATGCATGGTTCCATAATTGGAATAGGGGTGGAGTACATTCTTGGGAAGAATTTGAGAAGGGAATTTGCAGCAGATTTGGGGATGAAGGGCTAGAGGATTTAGTAGAGGGTTTTATAAAACTAAGGCAGGAGGGATCTTTAGAGGAATATCAAGATGAATTTGAGGAATTACGAATAAGAATTGAGAGATTAATGCCTGAATTAGGTGAATCTTATTTTCTGTTTGCTTTTATGGGGGGTTTAAAGGATGAAATTAGGATGGTTGTTAGAATGATGAAACCTGTTTCCTTATCTCAGGCTATAGAAGTAGCTAGGCTTCAAGAACAATTGTTGGAAGTCAATAAAAAACCTAAGAATACAAGCAATTTTTCCAAACCTTTTAGAAGTCAATCTACTGTCCCTTTAACTCCATATCAGACTAATTACCTAAACCAATATGCCAAGCCATATCAGACCTATCAAAACCCTCCAAGACCACCAAATTTTGGCAAACCTAGCCCTACAATAATTAAAACTCAGTCCAGTACCAACTCACCCAATCCACTACCTATTTCTACTTTATCTTCAGTATATAAAccaacaaattctttttcaaaccCTATTAAGAATCAGCCTAAACCATGTTACAGATGTGGGGACAAGTATTTTCCAGGGCATCAATGTAAGCAGAAATCATTAAATGCAATTTGTGCCGTGGAGAAGGATCATGATGGAGGTGAAGAGGAGTGGTTTGAAGCAGGAATGGAGATGGAGGAAAGGGAAAATATGGAAGACAATACTCTGTCAGTGCATGCACTGGAAGGTAGTCATGGCATTGATACAATAAGGATGTTGGAGCTTCATAAAAATAGGCAATTGGTGATATTAATTGACAGTGGTAGTACCACCAGTTTCCTTGACAAAAGAATAGCTAAAGAATTGAAATTGGAGTTGGTTTCAACACTATACACTGCTATTACAATGGTAGATGGGAGGAAGTTAGGGTGTGATTTACAATGTCAGCAATTTAAATGGAAAATGGACAATAATGagtttaattttgatttcaaGATTATAGAATTAGGGGGTTTGGATATGATATTGGGAGTGGATTGGTTAAAGAAGCATAATCCAGTACTATTTGACTTTGAGGCATCAACAATTACTATTACTGTGGAAGGAAGATCAGTAGTTTTGCATGGCATTGGAGAGGGTAAGCTGCAGTTTGGGCTTTGGTATTTTGCCAATATATTGAGGAAAGATG AGCCTCAAGGGTTACCACCTTTTAGAAGTCACAATCATGCTACTCCTCTACAGCATGATGCTCAGCCTTTTAATATTAGGCCTTACAGATACCCCCATTACCAGAAGACAGAGATTGAAACATTGATAAAAGATATGCTCTCCTCTTCTATCATTCAACCTAGCACTAGCCCCTATTCTTCTCCTGTTCTTTTAGTgaggaagaaagatgggacatggAGATTTTGTGTTGACTATAGGAGACTTAATGACTTGACAGTTAAGGATAAGTTTCCAATCCCTATTATTGATGATTTGCTAGATGAATTGCATGGGGCCATGATCTTTTCTAAGATAGATAGATTTGAGGGCTGGTTACCATCAAATAAGGATGAAGGAGGATGA
- the LOC110636690 gene encoding serine--tRNA ligase, chloroplastic/mitochondrial isoform X4, with protein sequence MKGKLEPLERQKLVKEGKNLKDGLITLEEDLLKLSDELQQEAQCIPNMTHPDVPIGEEDCSTMRKMVGSPHEFSFPVKDHLQLGKELDLFEFDAAAEVSGSKFYYLKNEAVMLEMALVNWTLSEVMKRGFTPLTTPELVRSSVVEKCGFQPRGENTQVYTVEGSDQCLIGTAEIPVGGIHMDSILAESMLPLKYVAFSHCFRTEAGAAGTATRGLYRVHQFSKVEMFILCQPEESESYHEELIKIEEDLFSSLGLHYKTIDMASGDLGAPAYRKFDVEAWMPGLGRYGEISSASNCTDYQSRRLGIRYRPSESSTNPKKGKGKLAPTKFVHTLNATACAIPRMIICLLENYQQKDGSVVIPVPLRPFIGGLERIAPKFPQDE encoded by the exons ATGAAAGGAAAGCTAGAGCCATTGGAGCGCCAAAAACTCGTAAAGGAAG GAAAGAATCTGAAGGATGGACTCATTACTTTGGAAGAAGACCTGCTAAAACTTTCCGATGAGCTTCAGCAGGAAGCACAATGTATACCCAACATGACCCATCCTGATGTTCCAATTGGAGAGGAAGATTGTTCAACAATGAGAAAGATG GTGGGTAGCCCACATGAATTTAGCTTCCCTGTCAAAGACCACCTTCAGCTTGGGAAAGAACTAGATCTCTTTGAGTTTGATGCAGCTGCAGAG GTTAGTGGATCAAAATTCTATTATCTGAAGAATGAAGCAGTTATGCTAGAGATGGCCCTCGTTAACTGGACTCTCTCTGAAGTCATGAAAAGGGGCTTTACACCTCTAACAACCCCTGAACTTGTAAGATCCTCTGTTGTTGAAAAATGTGGCTTCCAGCCTCGTGGAGAAAATACCCAG GTTTACACTGTTGAGGGTAGTGACCAATGTCTGATTGGCACTGCAGAGATTCCTGTAGGAGGAATTCATATGGATTCTATCCTTGCTGAGTCAATGTTGCCTTTGAAGTACGTGGCATTTTCCCATTGCTTCCGTACAGAGGCAGGTGCTGCAGGCACAGCAACAAG GGGTCTTTATAGAGTTCACCAGTTCAGCAAGGTGGAGATGTTCATTCTATGCCAACCAGAAGAGAGTGAATCTTATCATGAAGAACTTATAAAAATTGAAGAAGACCTCTTCTCTTCATTGGGGTTACATTATAA AACTATAGATATGGCTTCAGGAGATTTAGGTGCACCTGCTTACCGAAAATTTGATGTGGAGGCTTGGATGCCTGGTTTAGGACGGTATGGTGAG ATATCAAGTGCATCCAATTGTACAGACTATCAAAGTCGCCGACTAGGAATTCGATATCGTCCATCAGAATCATCAACAAATCCTAAAAAGGGTAAAGGCAAACTTGCTCCAACAAAGTTTGTTCACACATTAAATGCAACAGCTTGTGCTATTCCACGGATGATAATATGTTTGTTGGAGAACTACCAACAAAAAGATGGTTCTGTCGTTATCCCTGTGCCACTGAGGCCGTTCATTGGAGGGCTGGAACGTATAGCTCCTAAATTCCCACAGGATGAGTAG
- the LOC110636690 gene encoding serine--tRNA ligase, chloroplastic/mitochondrial isoform X2, translated as MGLQCFFGGTTIQTLRMAVIPASSSSRFIFGKPLSKTLTLNSLSRRCSSINYLKKPPFTLLIKAFSSTAEQTAPSTESVENRMVKPQWKAAIDFKWIRDNKDAVALNIKNRNSNANLELVLELYEKMLAVQKEVERLRGERNVVANKMKGKLEPLERQKLVKEGKNLKDGLITLEEDLLKLSDELQQEAQCIPNMTHPDVPIGEEDCSTMRKMVGSPHEFSFPVKDHLQLGKELDLFEFDAAAEVSGSKFYYLKNEAVMLEMALVNWTLSEVMKRGFTPLTTPELVRSSVVEKCGFQPRGENTQVYTVEGSDQCLIGTAEIPVGGIHMDSILAESMLPLKYVAFSHCFRTEAGAAGTATRGLYRVHQFSKVEMFILCQPEESESYHEELIKIEEDLFSSLGLHYKTIDMASGDLGAPAYRKFDVEAWMPGLGRYGEISSASNCTDYQSRRLGIRYRPSESSTNPKKGKGKLAPTKFVHTLNATACAIPRMIICLLENYQQKDGSVVIPVPLRPFIGGLERIAPKFPQDE; from the exons ATGGGTTTGCAGTGTTTTTTTGGCGGGACGACCATACAAACCCTAAGGATGGCTGTAATTCCTGCTTCATCTTCTTCACGTTTCATCTTTGGGAAGCcattgtccaaaaccctaaccctaaattcCCTTTCCCGCCGTTGTAGTAGTATTAACTATCTAAAAAAACCTCCTTTTACACTGCTAATCAAAGCATTCTCTTCAACAGCTGAACAGACAGCGCCTTCCACAGAGAGCGTTGAAAATAGAA TGGTGAAGCCACAATGGAAGGCGGCAATTGATTTCAAGTGGATAAGGGATAATAAGGATGCGGTTGCTTTGAACATAAAGAACAGGAACTCCAATGCTAATTTGGAACTTGTGCTTGAGCTGTATGAGAAAATGTTAGCTGtccaaaag GAAGTTGAACGGCTTCGTGGGGAAAGGAATGTTGTAGCAAACAAGATGAAAGGAAAGCTAGAGCCATTGGAGCGCCAAAAACTCGTAAAGGAAG GAAAGAATCTGAAGGATGGACTCATTACTTTGGAAGAAGACCTGCTAAAACTTTCCGATGAGCTTCAGCAGGAAGCACAATGTATACCCAACATGACCCATCCTGATGTTCCAATTGGAGAGGAAGATTGTTCAACAATGAGAAAGATG GTGGGTAGCCCACATGAATTTAGCTTCCCTGTCAAAGACCACCTTCAGCTTGGGAAAGAACTAGATCTCTTTGAGTTTGATGCAGCTGCAGAG GTTAGTGGATCAAAATTCTATTATCTGAAGAATGAAGCAGTTATGCTAGAGATGGCCCTCGTTAACTGGACTCTCTCTGAAGTCATGAAAAGGGGCTTTACACCTCTAACAACCCCTGAACTTGTAAGATCCTCTGTTGTTGAAAAATGTGGCTTCCAGCCTCGTGGAGAAAATACCCAG GTTTACACTGTTGAGGGTAGTGACCAATGTCTGATTGGCACTGCAGAGATTCCTGTAGGAGGAATTCATATGGATTCTATCCTTGCTGAGTCAATGTTGCCTTTGAAGTACGTGGCATTTTCCCATTGCTTCCGTACAGAGGCAGGTGCTGCAGGCACAGCAACAAG GGGTCTTTATAGAGTTCACCAGTTCAGCAAGGTGGAGATGTTCATTCTATGCCAACCAGAAGAGAGTGAATCTTATCATGAAGAACTTATAAAAATTGAAGAAGACCTCTTCTCTTCATTGGGGTTACATTATAA AACTATAGATATGGCTTCAGGAGATTTAGGTGCACCTGCTTACCGAAAATTTGATGTGGAGGCTTGGATGCCTGGTTTAGGACGGTATGGTGAG ATATCAAGTGCATCCAATTGTACAGACTATCAAAGTCGCCGACTAGGAATTCGATATCGTCCATCAGAATCATCAACAAATCCTAAAAAGGGTAAAGGCAAACTTGCTCCAACAAAGTTTGTTCACACATTAAATGCAACAGCTTGTGCTATTCCACGGATGATAATATGTTTGTTGGAGAACTACCAACAAAAAGATGGTTCTGTCGTTATCCCTGTGCCACTGAGGCCGTTCATTGGAGGGCTGGAACGTATAGCTCCTAAATTCCCACAGGATGAGTAG
- the LOC110636690 gene encoding serine--tRNA ligase, chloroplastic/mitochondrial isoform X1 produces the protein MGLQCFFGGTTIQTLRMAVIPASSSSRFIFGKPLSKTLTLNSLSRRCSSINYLKKPPFTLLIKAFSSTAEQTAPSTESVENRSVVKPQWKAAIDFKWIRDNKDAVALNIKNRNSNANLELVLELYEKMLAVQKEVERLRGERNVVANKMKGKLEPLERQKLVKEGKNLKDGLITLEEDLLKLSDELQQEAQCIPNMTHPDVPIGEEDCSTMRKMVGSPHEFSFPVKDHLQLGKELDLFEFDAAAEVSGSKFYYLKNEAVMLEMALVNWTLSEVMKRGFTPLTTPELVRSSVVEKCGFQPRGENTQVYTVEGSDQCLIGTAEIPVGGIHMDSILAESMLPLKYVAFSHCFRTEAGAAGTATRGLYRVHQFSKVEMFILCQPEESESYHEELIKIEEDLFSSLGLHYKTIDMASGDLGAPAYRKFDVEAWMPGLGRYGEISSASNCTDYQSRRLGIRYRPSESSTNPKKGKGKLAPTKFVHTLNATACAIPRMIICLLENYQQKDGSVVIPVPLRPFIGGLERIAPKFPQDE, from the exons ATGGGTTTGCAGTGTTTTTTTGGCGGGACGACCATACAAACCCTAAGGATGGCTGTAATTCCTGCTTCATCTTCTTCACGTTTCATCTTTGGGAAGCcattgtccaaaaccctaaccctaaattcCCTTTCCCGCCGTTGTAGTAGTATTAACTATCTAAAAAAACCTCCTTTTACACTGCTAATCAAAGCATTCTCTTCAACAGCTGAACAGACAGCGCCTTCCACAGAGAGCGTTGAAAATAGAAGTG TGGTGAAGCCACAATGGAAGGCGGCAATTGATTTCAAGTGGATAAGGGATAATAAGGATGCGGTTGCTTTGAACATAAAGAACAGGAACTCCAATGCTAATTTGGAACTTGTGCTTGAGCTGTATGAGAAAATGTTAGCTGtccaaaag GAAGTTGAACGGCTTCGTGGGGAAAGGAATGTTGTAGCAAACAAGATGAAAGGAAAGCTAGAGCCATTGGAGCGCCAAAAACTCGTAAAGGAAG GAAAGAATCTGAAGGATGGACTCATTACTTTGGAAGAAGACCTGCTAAAACTTTCCGATGAGCTTCAGCAGGAAGCACAATGTATACCCAACATGACCCATCCTGATGTTCCAATTGGAGAGGAAGATTGTTCAACAATGAGAAAGATG GTGGGTAGCCCACATGAATTTAGCTTCCCTGTCAAAGACCACCTTCAGCTTGGGAAAGAACTAGATCTCTTTGAGTTTGATGCAGCTGCAGAG GTTAGTGGATCAAAATTCTATTATCTGAAGAATGAAGCAGTTATGCTAGAGATGGCCCTCGTTAACTGGACTCTCTCTGAAGTCATGAAAAGGGGCTTTACACCTCTAACAACCCCTGAACTTGTAAGATCCTCTGTTGTTGAAAAATGTGGCTTCCAGCCTCGTGGAGAAAATACCCAG GTTTACACTGTTGAGGGTAGTGACCAATGTCTGATTGGCACTGCAGAGATTCCTGTAGGAGGAATTCATATGGATTCTATCCTTGCTGAGTCAATGTTGCCTTTGAAGTACGTGGCATTTTCCCATTGCTTCCGTACAGAGGCAGGTGCTGCAGGCACAGCAACAAG GGGTCTTTATAGAGTTCACCAGTTCAGCAAGGTGGAGATGTTCATTCTATGCCAACCAGAAGAGAGTGAATCTTATCATGAAGAACTTATAAAAATTGAAGAAGACCTCTTCTCTTCATTGGGGTTACATTATAA AACTATAGATATGGCTTCAGGAGATTTAGGTGCACCTGCTTACCGAAAATTTGATGTGGAGGCTTGGATGCCTGGTTTAGGACGGTATGGTGAG ATATCAAGTGCATCCAATTGTACAGACTATCAAAGTCGCCGACTAGGAATTCGATATCGTCCATCAGAATCATCAACAAATCCTAAAAAGGGTAAAGGCAAACTTGCTCCAACAAAGTTTGTTCACACATTAAATGCAACAGCTTGTGCTATTCCACGGATGATAATATGTTTGTTGGAGAACTACCAACAAAAAGATGGTTCTGTCGTTATCCCTGTGCCACTGAGGCCGTTCATTGGAGGGCTGGAACGTATAGCTCCTAAATTCCCACAGGATGAGTAG
- the LOC110636690 gene encoding serine--tRNA ligase, chloroplastic/mitochondrial isoform X3 gives MGLQCFFGGTTIQTLRMAVIPASSSSRFIFGKPLSKTLTLNSLSRRCSSINYLKKPPFTLLIKAFSSTAEQTAPSTESVENRSVVKPQWKAAIDFKWIRDNKDAVALNIKNRNSNANLELVLELYEKMLAVQKEVERLRGERNVVANKMKGKLEPLERQKLVKEGKNLKDGLITLEEDLLKLSDELQQEAQCIPNMTHPDVPIGEEDCSTMRKMVGSPHEFSFPVKDHLQLGKELDLFEFDAAAEVSGSKFYYLKNEAVMLEMALVNWTLSEVMKRGFTPLTTPELVRSSVVEKCGFQPRGENTQVYTVEGSDQCLIGTAEIPVGGIHMDSILAESMLPLKYVAFSHCFRTEAGAAGTATSLQKISPFLQDHWKSCAWKLKSMPSFKICCIKVVEKWHFLAGVFIEFTSSARWRCSFYANQKRVNLIMKNL, from the exons ATGGGTTTGCAGTGTTTTTTTGGCGGGACGACCATACAAACCCTAAGGATGGCTGTAATTCCTGCTTCATCTTCTTCACGTTTCATCTTTGGGAAGCcattgtccaaaaccctaaccctaaattcCCTTTCCCGCCGTTGTAGTAGTATTAACTATCTAAAAAAACCTCCTTTTACACTGCTAATCAAAGCATTCTCTTCAACAGCTGAACAGACAGCGCCTTCCACAGAGAGCGTTGAAAATAGAAGTG TGGTGAAGCCACAATGGAAGGCGGCAATTGATTTCAAGTGGATAAGGGATAATAAGGATGCGGTTGCTTTGAACATAAAGAACAGGAACTCCAATGCTAATTTGGAACTTGTGCTTGAGCTGTATGAGAAAATGTTAGCTGtccaaaag GAAGTTGAACGGCTTCGTGGGGAAAGGAATGTTGTAGCAAACAAGATGAAAGGAAAGCTAGAGCCATTGGAGCGCCAAAAACTCGTAAAGGAAG GAAAGAATCTGAAGGATGGACTCATTACTTTGGAAGAAGACCTGCTAAAACTTTCCGATGAGCTTCAGCAGGAAGCACAATGTATACCCAACATGACCCATCCTGATGTTCCAATTGGAGAGGAAGATTGTTCAACAATGAGAAAGATG GTGGGTAGCCCACATGAATTTAGCTTCCCTGTCAAAGACCACCTTCAGCTTGGGAAAGAACTAGATCTCTTTGAGTTTGATGCAGCTGCAGAG GTTAGTGGATCAAAATTCTATTATCTGAAGAATGAAGCAGTTATGCTAGAGATGGCCCTCGTTAACTGGACTCTCTCTGAAGTCATGAAAAGGGGCTTTACACCTCTAACAACCCCTGAACTTGTAAGATCCTCTGTTGTTGAAAAATGTGGCTTCCAGCCTCGTGGAGAAAATACCCAG GTTTACACTGTTGAGGGTAGTGACCAATGTCTGATTGGCACTGCAGAGATTCCTGTAGGAGGAATTCATATGGATTCTATCCTTGCTGAGTCAATGTTGCCTTTGAAGTACGTGGCATTTTCCCATTGCTTCCGTACAGAGGCAGGTGCTGCAGGCACAGCAACAAG TCTTCAAAAGATCAGTCCATTCCTTCAAGATCATTGGAAGTCTTGCgcatggaaattaaaatcaatgccATCCTTCAAAATTTGTTGCATTAAAGTGGTGGAAAAATGGCATTTCTTGGCAGGGGTCTTTATAGAGTTCACCAGTTCAGCAAGGTGGAGATGTTCATTCTATGCCAACCAGAAGAGAGTGAATCTTATCATGAAGAACTTATAA
- the LOC110636691 gene encoding histone H3.3, which translates to MARTKQTARKSTGGKAPRKQLATKAARKSAPTTGGVKKPHRYRPGTVALREIRKYQKSTELLIRKLPFQRLVREIAQDFKTDLRFQSHAVLALQEAAEAYLVGLFEDTNLCAIHAKRVTIMPKDIQLARRIRGERA; encoded by the exons ATGGCACGTACTAAGCAAACTGCTCGTAAGTCCACTGGAGGCAAGGCTCCAAGGAAACAGCTTGCCACCAAG GCAGCCCGCAAGTCAGCCCCGACCACGGGAGGTGTGAAAAAGCCCCACAGATACAGGCCTGGAACTGTTGCTCTTCG TGAAATCCGTAAGTACCAAAAGAGTACTGAACTCCTCATCAGGAAACTCCCATTCCAGAGGCTTGTCCGTGAAATTGCACAGGACTTCAAG ACTGATTTGCGGTTCCAGAGCCATGCTGTTTTGGCTTTGCAAGAGGCAGCAGAAGCATACCTTGTTGGTTTGTTTGAGGATACCAATCTGTGTGCCATCCATGCCAAACGTGTTACCATAATGCCCAAGGACATTCAGCTAGCCAGGAGAATCCGTGGTGAGAGAGCTTAA
- the LOC110636710 gene encoding cytochrome c oxidase subunit 6b-1: MAEAATIEIPSLSEQYLLKEKEEKADVGSKLVEVNEEVKPETAISEEKAEEAPTAAAEEKEEDAVAAAVEEITETNPASENNGEDAPAVETEGSETTEEQNSDEQEAADEKPEIKLETAPADFRFPTTNQTRHCFTRYIEYHRCVAAKGEGASECEKFGKYYRSLCPSEWIERWNEQRENGTFPGPL; encoded by the exons ATGGCGGAAGCTGCAACAATCGAGATACCTTCGCTATCTGAA caatatttattgaaGGAGAAAGAGGAGAAGGCTGATGTAGGTTCAAAACTTGTGGAAGTAAACGAAGAAGTGAAACCTGAAACTGCTATTTCTGAAGAGAAAGCTGAGGAAGCACCAACAGCTGCTGctgaagagaaagaggaagatgCTGTTGCTGCTGCTGTTGAAGAGATCACTGAAACTAATCCTGCTTCTGAAAACAATGGTGAAGATGCTCCTGCTGTTGAGACAGAAGGCAGTGAAACTACCGAAGAGCAAAACTCAGATGAACAAGAAGCTGCTGATGAGAAACCAGAGATAAAG CTGGAGACAGCACCAGCTGATTTCCGTTTCCCAACTACAAATCAGACAAGGCACTGTTTTACCAGATACATTGAGTATCATCG GTGTGTAGCTGCCAAGGGGGAAGGTGCTTCAGAGTGCGAAAAATTTGGCAAATATTATCGTTCTCTTTGCCCCAGTGAATGG ATAGAGAGATGGAATGAGCAAAGGGAGAATGGAACATTTCCAGGCCCCCTGTAG